Proteins co-encoded in one Brassica oleracea var. oleracea cultivar TO1000 chromosome C4, BOL, whole genome shotgun sequence genomic window:
- the LOC106342749 gene encoding receptor-like protein 12, with translation MSESRVRLHFLSLILLCCVSPASFFTINTDDNSYVACGPHQSQALTEFMNEFDSSQCNLTDPYNGVWCDNSTSAVTKLRLKACLSGTLEPNSSLFRLHHLRYLVLRQNNFTSSSLPLELGNLNRLEVLFLPNNRFVGQVPSSLNNLSLLYYLDLSQNDLTGSFPPVRNLTKLFFLHLNSNHFSGTLNPNSCSLFKLHHLRYLSLGYNNFSSSLPSEFGNLNRLQVLDLSSNDFFGKVPPTISNLTSLTELWLHQNRLTGSFPVVQNLTMLSYIYMDDNHFSGTIPSSLLTMPFLSILNLRRNDLTGSIKFPNSSTPSRLEEMYLGYNHFEGKIIEPISNLINLKILDLSSLNTSYPIDASLFSSLKSLLILDLSGNSISPASLGSKSDIPKNLETLWLQGCGINEFPNILKILEKLENIDISGNVIKGKVPQWLWKLPRLNTVFLTNNSFTAFDGPVEVLVNSSIVNLFVEKNYFDGEIPILPLSINVFAASYNRFTGSIPLSICNYRGLTVLKLHYNNLTGPIPQCLCNLTSVNLRKNNLEGSIPDAFYLSSSLRSLDIGHNRLTGKLPRSLQNCLSLEFLVVDHNRIKDKFPFWLKALPNLKVLILSSNKLYGSISPPDQGPLGFPELHIFEISNNNFTGSLPPRYFVNWKAANEYGGLYMVYTKTTTEKLSYVDLEAIDLHYKGLSIKQGRVLTSYATIDFSGNRIGGQIPESIGLLKALIALNLSNNAFTGHIPLSFSNLGKLESLDLSSNQLSGTIPSGLGTLSFLAYINVSHNQLKGEIPQGTQITGQPKSSFEGNEGLCGLPLQESCFGTHAPPTQQPPEEDKEEEEQVLNWKAVVIGYGPGVLLGIAIAQFIDSYKPEWLAKIIGSNNRRNR, from the coding sequence ATGTCTGAATCCCGTGTGCGTTTGCATTTTCTCTCGCTAATCTTGCTCTGTTGTGTCTCCCCTGCAAGCTTCTTCACTATAAACACAGATGATAATAGTTATGTTGCTTGTGGTCCCCATCAGAGTCAAGCTCTCACTGAGTTCATGAACGAGTTTGATAGCAGCCAGTGCAACCTCACCGATCCATATAATGGAGTCTGGTGCGATAACTCGACCAGTGCGGTCACAAAGCTACGACTCAAGGCCTGTCTCAGTGGAACTCTAGAGCCCAACAGTAGCCTATTCAGGTTACATCATCTTCGTTACCTTGTCCTCCGTCAAAACAACTTCACCTCCTCTTCACTTCCTTTGGAATTAGGCAATCTCAACAGGTTAGAGGTCTTATTTCTTCCCAATAATAGATTTGTAGGCCAAGTTCCTTCCTCACTTAATAACCTAAGCCTTCTTTACTATTTAGACCTTTCCCAAAATGATCTCACCGGTAGTTTCCCACCTGTACGGAATCTAACAAAGCTCTTTTTTTTACACCTAAATAGTAATCATTTCTCTGGAACTCTGAATCCCAACAGTTGTAGCCTGTTTAAGTTGCACCACCTCCGTTACCTTAGTCTAGGTTACAACAACTTCAGTTCATCACTCCCTTCTGAGTTTGGAAATCTCAACAGACTACAAGTCTTGGATCTTTCCTCCAATGACTTTTTTGGGAAAGTTCCTCCCACAATTAGTAACCTGACCTCCTTAACCGAATTGTGGCTTCACCAAAACAGACTCACTGGTAGTTTCCCAGTTGTACAAAATCTGACCATGCTCTCATATATATATATGGATGATAATCACTTCTCTGGAACCATTCCTTCCTCTCTCCTCACCATGCCTTTCTTATCAATTCTCAATCTGCGTCGAAATGATCTCACGGGATCTATAAAATTTCCTAACTCCTCTACCCCATCTAGGCTCGAGGAAATGTACCTTGGGTATAACCATTTTGAAGGAAAAATCATAGAGCCTATCTCAAACCTCATCAACCTCAAGATTCTTGACCTTTCTTCCCTTAACACAAGTTACCCGATTGATGCAAGCCTCTTTTCCTCGCTAAAATCTTTGCTGATCCTTGATCTTTCCGGTAATAGTATATCTCCAGCCAGTTTAGGTTCAAAGTCAGACATCCCAAAAAACCTGGAGACTTTGTGGTTGCAAGGCTGCGGCATCAACGAGTTCCCAAATATCTTAAAGATCCTTGAGAAGTTGGAGAATATAGACATTTCAGGAAATGTAATCAAAGGGAAAGTCCCCCAGTGGTTATGGAAGCTTCCTCGTCTAAACACAGTGTTTCTCACAAATAATTCATTTACTGCTTTCGATGGTCCAGTGGAAGTTTTGGTGAACTCATCGATAGTGAATTTATTTGTGGAGAAAAACTATTTTGACGGAGAAATTCCTATTCTGCCACTCTCTATCAACGTCTTCGCTGCTTCATACAACAGATTCACAGGGAGCATACCTCTTTCAATTTGCAATTATCGGGGTCTAACGGTTTTGAAGCTACATTACAACAACCTCACGGGTCCAATTCCTCAATGCTTATGTAACTTGACGTCTGTGAATCTTCGGAAGAACAACTTGGAAGGAAGTATTCCTGACGCCTTTTATCTCAGTTCTTCTCTACGATCACTTGATATTGGACACAATCGACTAACCGGGAAGCTTCCAAGATCTCTTCAGAATTGCTTATCTCTCGAGTTCTTAGTTGTTGACCACAACAGAATCAAAGACAAGTTTCCTTTCTGGCTCAAGGCTTTACCAAATTTGAAAGTACTTATCCTCAGTTCAAACAAGTTATATGGTTCGATATCTCCTCCGGATCAAGGTCCTCTCGGGTTTCCAGAGCTGCATATATTTGAGATATCTAATAATAACTTTACTGGAAGCTTGCCACCGAGATACTTTGTCAATTGGAAAGCAGCCAACGAATATGGTGGTCTGTATATGGTTTACACAAAAACTACTACCGAGAAATTGTCTTATGTCGATCTAGAAGCTATAGATTTGCACTACAAAGGTCTATCAATAAAGCAAGGGAGGGTCCTTACTTCATACGCCACCATTGATTTCTCTGGGAATAGAATTGGAGGACAGATTCCTGAATCAATTGGTCTCTTGAAAGCATTGATTGCACTCAACTTATCAAACAACGCCTTCACAGGCCATATTCCTCTGTCGTTCTCCAATCTTGGCAAGCTCGAGTCACTTGACCTATCAAGCAACCAACTCTCAGGGACCATTCCTAGTGGACTTGGGACCCTCTCCTTTTTGGCCTACATTAATGTGTCTCACAACCAACTCAAAGGTGAAATACCACAAGGAACGCAAATAACGGGGCAACCTAAATCTTCGTTTGAAGGAAATGAAGGGCTTTGTGGTCTTCCACTCCAGGAATCTTGCTTTGGTACTCATGCGCCACCAACACAACAACCTCCAGAAGAAGACAAAGAAGAGGAGGAACAAGTGTTGAACTGGAAAGCTGTAGTTATTGGGTATGGACCTGGAGTGTTGCTTGGAATTGCAATAGCACAATTCATTGATTCATACAAACCGGAATGGCTGGCCAAGATAATTGGCTCGAACAATCGCAGAAACCGTTAG
- the LOC106340107 gene encoding tropinone reductase homolog At2g29260, chloroplastic, protein MASRLYTNSPQNLHFLASPTKTHSFKSSVIVRCASIATSPNRWSLHGMSALVTGGTRGIGRAIVEELVCLGAKVHTCARNETELKDCLRDWNRSGFQVDGSVCDVSDRAQRESLMETVSSLFRGKLHILVNNVGTNIRKPMVDFTPEEFSTLLSTNFESVFHLCQLAYPMLRATEAGCVVSISSVSGFVSLKNMSVQSATKGAINQLTRNLACEWAKDNIRVNAVAPWYIKTSMVEQVLSNKDYLDEVYSVTPLGRLGEPREVSSAVAFLCLPASSYITGQIVRVDGGMSINGFSPRHD, encoded by the exons ATGGCTTCTCGCTTGTATACAAACTCACCTCAAAACCTTCACTTTCTTGCTTCTCCCACTAAAACTCACTCTTTCAAATCCTCCGTCATCGTCCGTTGCGCATCCATTGCCACATCACCCAACAGATGGTCTCTCCATGGAATGTCTGCTCTTGTCACCGGCGGCACTCGAGGCATCGG GCGTGCGATTGTTGAGGAACTGGTCTGTCTTGGAGCAAAGGTTCACACTTGCGCTCGCAATGAGACAGAACTCAAAGATTGTTTGAGAGACTGGAACCGTTCGGGTTTCCAAGTTGATGGGTCGGTCTGCGATGTCTCTGATCGAGCTCAGCGAGAGAGCTTGATGGAAACTGTCTCCTCTCTCTTCCGCGGGAAGCTCCACATCCTT GTAAACAATGTTGGGACGAACATCAGGAAACCAATGGTAGATTTCACTCCTGAAGAGTTTTCAACTCTCCTTTCCACGAATTTCGAATCGGTTTTTCATCTGTGCCAACTTGCATATCCGATGCTTAGAGCAACTGAGGCTGGATGTGTTGTGTCCATATCCTCTGTTTCTGGTTTCGTCTCTCTCAAGAACATGTCTGTCCAATCTGCAACCAAAG GAGCAATCAATCAACTTACGAGAAACTTAGCTTGCGAGTGGGCTAAGGACAATATAAGGGTCAATGCTGTTGCTCCCTGGTATATCAAAACATCTATGGTGGAGCAA GTTCTTAGCAACAAAGACTACTTGGATGAAGTTTACTCAGTAACTCCTCTTGGTCGGCTTGGCGAACCGAGAGAAGTGTCTTCTGCTGTGGCATTTTTATGCTTACCTGCATCATCTTATATCACAGGGCAGATTGTACGTGTTGATGGAGGAATGTCTATAAACGGTTTCTCCCCACGACATGATTAG
- the LOC106340044 gene encoding uncharacterized protein DDB_G0271670, with amino-acid sequence MEEKWKLSKKETTSSSSSKSKFSRSFSTSASSAKSPLFARSSSTKCSVPLSSSSSSSISRSFSRKERKSSSSPPSSITRKYSSLAKEQKARFYIMRRGVGFVRVNI; translated from the exons ATGGAGGAGAAGTGGAAGCTGTCGAAGAAAGAGACAACATCTTCTTCTTCCTCTAAGTCAAAGTTCTCAAGAAGCTTCTCAACAAGTGCTTCATCTGCTAAATCTCCACTATTCGCAAGGAGTTCCTCTACTAAATGCTCTGTTCCTTTATCCTCATCTTCCTCATCTTCAATCTCTAGAAGCTTCTCAAGAAAAGAGAGAAAATCGTCTTCCTCTCCACCTTCTTCTATCACTCGAAAATACAGCAGCTTGGCTAAAGAACAAAAGGCAAGGTTTTACATCATGAGAAG GGGCGTTGGATTTGTCAGAGTCAACATTTAG
- the LOC106337116 gene encoding tropinone reductase homolog At2g29310-like isoform X2 — MESSRYDCSCNRWSQRNRVYFNEFLMFRYAIVEELASFGARIHVCDISKTLLNQSLSEWEKKGFQVSGSVCDVTSRPERETLIQKVSSLFDGKLNIFVNNVGVLRGKPTTEYGADDFAFHISTNLESAYHFCQLSHPLLKASGYGSIVFLSSVAGVVSTSGGSIYSLTKGALNQLARNLACEWAKDSIRANAVAPNIIKTPLALPYLEDVGFREGLFGRTPLGRAGEPHEVASVVVFLCLPAASYITGQTICVDGGLTINGFSYQPHP, encoded by the exons ATGGAGTCTTCAAGGTATGATTGCTCTTGTAACCGGTGGAGCCAGCGGAATCGGGTTT ATTTCAATGAATTTTTAATGTTTAGGTATGCCATAGTAGAAGAGTTAGCTAGTTTTGGAGCTAGAATTCATGTATGCGACATATCTAAAACTTTGCTCAATCAAAGTTTAAGCGAATGGGAGAAGAAAGGGTTTCAAGTGAGTGGCTCAGTCTGTGATGTAACCTCTCGTCCTGAGAGAGAAACTTTGATACAAAAAGTCTCCTCGCTGTTTGATGGCAAGCTCAACATTTTT GTGAACAATGTGGGAGTGCTTCGCGGAAAGCCAACAACAGAATATGGAGCAGACGATTTCGCTTTCCATATCTCAACAAACTTGGAATCTGCTTACCATTTTTGCCAGCTTTCACATCCTCTCCTAAAGGCTTCAGGCTATGGAAGCATTGTCTTCTTGTCCTCTGTTGCAGGGGTTGTATCCACGAGCGGCGGATCAATTTATAGTCTAACCAAAG GAGCTTTAAATCAGCTAGCTAGAAATTTGGCATGTGAATGGGCAAAAGACAGCATACGAGCCAACGCTGTTGCACCTAATATCATCAAGACTCCGCTGGCCCTACCT TATCTTGAGGACGTCGGGTTCAGGGAAGGACTGTTCGGTAGAACTCCACTTGGTCGAGCTGGAGAGCCGCATGAAGTTGCATCAGTTGTGGTCTTCTTGTGTCTTCCTGCAGCTTCTTATATTACTGGTCAGACCATTTGTGTTGATGGAGGCCTAACGATTAACGGTTTCTCATACCAACCACACCCTTGA
- the LOC106337116 gene encoding tropinone reductase homolog At2g29310-like isoform X1, whose translation MDKRWSLQGMIALVTGGASGIGYAIVEELASFGARIHVCDISKTLLNQSLSEWEKKGFQVSGSVCDVTSRPERETLIQKVSSLFDGKLNIFVNNVGVLRGKPTTEYGADDFAFHISTNLESAYHFCQLSHPLLKASGYGSIVFLSSVAGVVSTSGGSIYSLTKGALNQLARNLACEWAKDSIRANAVAPNIIKTPLALPYLEDVGFREGLFGRTPLGRAGEPHEVASVVVFLCLPAASYITGQTICVDGGLTINGFSYQPHP comes from the exons ATGGATAAGAGATGGAGTCTTCAAGGTATGATTGCTCTTGTAACCGGTGGAGCCAGCGGAATCGG GTATGCCATAGTAGAAGAGTTAGCTAGTTTTGGAGCTAGAATTCATGTATGCGACATATCTAAAACTTTGCTCAATCAAAGTTTAAGCGAATGGGAGAAGAAAGGGTTTCAAGTGAGTGGCTCAGTCTGTGATGTAACCTCTCGTCCTGAGAGAGAAACTTTGATACAAAAAGTCTCCTCGCTGTTTGATGGCAAGCTCAACATTTTT GTGAACAATGTGGGAGTGCTTCGCGGAAAGCCAACAACAGAATATGGAGCAGACGATTTCGCTTTCCATATCTCAACAAACTTGGAATCTGCTTACCATTTTTGCCAGCTTTCACATCCTCTCCTAAAGGCTTCAGGCTATGGAAGCATTGTCTTCTTGTCCTCTGTTGCAGGGGTTGTATCCACGAGCGGCGGATCAATTTATAGTCTAACCAAAG GAGCTTTAAATCAGCTAGCTAGAAATTTGGCATGTGAATGGGCAAAAGACAGCATACGAGCCAACGCTGTTGCACCTAATATCATCAAGACTCCGCTGGCCCTACCT TATCTTGAGGACGTCGGGTTCAGGGAAGGACTGTTCGGTAGAACTCCACTTGGTCGAGCTGGAGAGCCGCATGAAGTTGCATCAGTTGTGGTCTTCTTGTGTCTTCCTGCAGCTTCTTATATTACTGGTCAGACCATTTGTGTTGATGGAGGCCTAACGATTAACGGTTTCTCATACCAACCACACCCTTGA
- the LOC106342105 gene encoding pumilio homolog 1, whose product MIPELGRRTMQQDPSFGDEYEKEIGALLGEQQRRQEEADELERELNLYRSGSAPPTVDGSFTAAGGLFSGGAPFIDFGNKGNGFVGGDDDEIRKDPEYLSYYYANMKLNPRLPPPLMSREDLRIAQRVKGSSAVIGDRRKGDDGSRSLFSMPPGFEQMKQQQHESSSSEWDANGLIGLDLGGKQKSFADIFQADHPVPSRPASRNATFDEKVSPTNNQSPSASQGGVGAASPFSYAAVLGSSLSRNGTPDPQAIGRVPSPCLTPIGSGRVSSNDKRNTSNQSPFNGVTSGLTEASDLAAALSGMNLTGSGQAEQDVEKVRNYMFGGGHSDLNQAHKATDSWRRGSAGGGGLPGPFHPQHLDRSNYYPNNYALNPGVSSLMASQLGSNNFSPMYEDVGYSGVDSRLHGRGLGQNLSESHNLGGRISNRMMAGGGAGLLQSHIADPMYNQYVDPLDLLTDHQYGNSYMNMLELQRAYLGAQKSQYGVPYKSGSPNSRSSYYGSPTFGSANMSFPGSPLAHHAMQSSLMAPCSPMRRGGEVDMRYPPSAAGRNYHPGGVMDSWHMDGGFGSSLLEEFKSNKTRGFELSEIATHVVEFSADQYGSRFIQQKLETATTDEKNMVYEEIMPHALALMTDVFGNYVIQKFFEHGLPAQRRELAEKLFDNVLALSLQMYGCRVIQKAIEVVDLDQKIKMVKELDGHVMRCVRDQNGNHVVQKCIECVPEENIGFIISTFFGQVVTLSTHPYGCRVIQRVLEHCHDPDTQSKVMEEILSTVSMLAQDQYGNYVIQHVLEHGKPDERTVIIKELAGKIVQMSQQKFASNVVEKCLTFGGPEERELLVNEMLGTTDENEPLQAMMKDQFANYVVQKVLETCDDQRRELILTRIKVHLNALKKYTYGKHIVARVEKLVAAGERRMGLQSVNQPQMV is encoded by the exons ATGATTCCAGAGCTGGGAAGAAGGACGATGCAACAAGATCCATCTTTTGGGGACGAATACGAGAAGGAGATTGGCGCGTTGCTCGGCGAGCAGCAGCGGCGGCAGGAGGAAGCTGATGAGCTCGAGAGAGAGCTTAACCTGTACAGAAGCGGCTCCGCGCCGCCGACCGTGGACGGTTCTTTCACCGCCGCCGGGGGGCTTTTCAGCGGCGGGGCTCCTTTTATTGACTTTGGCAATAAGGGGAATGGGTTTGTGGGTGGGGACGATGATGAGATAAGGAAGGATCCGGAGTACTTGTCTTACTACTATGCTAACATGAAGCTGAACCCGAGGCTGCCTCCTCCGTTGATGTCTAGGGAGGATCTGAGGATTGCTCAGAGGGTCAAAGGGAGTAGCGCTGTTATTGGGGATAGGAGGAAGGGGGATGATGGTAGTAGATCTTTGTTCTCTATGCCTCCTGGCTTTGAGCAGATGAAGCAGCAGCAGCATGAGTCTTCTTCTTCCGAGTGGGATGCTAATGGTCTTATTGGTTTGGATCTTGGTGGCAAGCAGAAGAGCTTTGCTGATATCTTTCAG GCTGACCATCCTGTTCCCTCACGTCCTGCGAGTCGCAACGCCACCTTTGATGAGAAGGTCAGTCCTACAAACAACCAGTCTCCATCTGCATCACAAGGCGGCGTTGGGGCCGCGTCTCCTTTCAGCTACGCAGCTGTTCTAGGCTCTTCGCTGTCTAGGAACGGAACTCCTGATCCTCAGGCTATTGGCAGGGTGCCTAGTCCCTGCCTCACTCCCATTGGGAGCGGAAGAGTGAGCTCAAACGATAAGAGGAACACAAGTAACCAAAGCCCCTTCAACGGCGTCACGTCTGGTCTCACCGAGGCTTCTGATCTCGCAGCTGCTTTATCCGGCATGAACCTGACAGGCAGTGGTCAGGCTGAGCAGGATGTGGAAAAGGTCAGGAACTACATGTTTGGTGGTGGACATAGCGACCTTAACCAAGCCCATAAGGCAACTGATTCCTGGAGGAGAGGGTCTGCTGGTGGTGGTGGACTACCTGGTCCCTTCCATCCTCAGCATCTTGATAGGTCAAACTATTATCCCAACAACTACGCGTTAAACCCAGGCGTGTCTTCTCTGATGGCGAGCCAGCTTGGGAGTAACAACTTCTCTCCAATGTATGAAGATGTGGGATACTCCGGAGTGGACTCCAGGCTCCATGGGAGAGGTTTGGGCCAAAACCTCTCTGAATCACATAACCTCGGCGGCAGGATCAGTAACCGGATGATGGCAGGAGGAGGTGCTGGTCTTCTCCAGTCACATATCGCCGACCCAATGTACAATCAGTACGTTGACCCGCTCGATCTTCTCACCGATCATCAGTACGGTAACTCGTACATGAACATGCTGGAGCTCCAGAGAGCTTACCTCGGAGCTCAGAAATCACAGTACGGCGTCCCGTACAAATCCGGTAGCCCTAACAGCCGTAGCAGCTACTACGGCAGCCCAACGTTTGGGTCTGCTAACATGTCGTTCCCTGGAAGCCCATTGGCTCACCACGCTATGCAAAGCTCTCTCATGGCGCCTTGCAGCCCCATGAGGCGAGGCGGCGAAGTTGACATGAGGTATCCTCCATCTGCAGCAGGGAGAAACTATCATCCAGGAGGGGTGATGGACTCTTGGCACATGGATGGGGGCTTTGGCTCTTCGCTGCTTGAAGAGTTCAAGAGTAACAAAACAAGAGGGTTTGAGCTGTCTGAAATAGCTACCCATGTTGTTGAGTTCAG TGCGGATCAATATGGGAGCCGGTTTATTCAGCAGAAGCTGGAGACAGCAACAACTGATGAGAAGAACATGGTCTATGAGGAGATCATGCCACATGCTCTTGCCCTGATGACTGATGTTTTCGGAAACTATGTAATCCAAAAG TTCTTTGAGCATGGACTCCCGGCACAGAGGAGAGAATTGGCGGAGAAGCTCTTTGACAACGTTTTGGCACTTAGCTTACAGATGTATGGGTGCCGTGTTATCCAGAAG GCAATAGAGGTGGTTGATCTAGACCAGAAGATCAAGATGGTGAAAGAGCTCGATGGTCACGTGATGCGGTGCGTGCGTGATCAGAACGGGAACCACGTGGTTCAGAAGTGCATCGAGTGCGTGCCTGAAGAAAACATCGGATTCATCATTTCAACTTTCTTTGGTCAAGTTGTGACACTCTCCACTCACCCCTACGGTTGCCGCGTCATTCAG AGGGTGTTGGAACACTGCCATGATCCGGATACACAGAGCAAGGTGATGGAAGAGATCCTCTCCACAGTTAGCATGTTGGCCCAAGATCAGTATGGAAACTATGTCATTCAG CACGTGCTGGAGCATGGGAAGCCTGATGAGCGCACGGTGATAATCAAGGAGCTAGCGGGGAAGATTGTGCAGATGAGCCAGCAGAAGTTCGCTTCAAACGTTGTTGAGAAGTGCTTGACTTTTGGAGGTCCAGAGGAGCGGGAGCTGCTCGTGAATGAGATGCTGGGGACTACTGATGAGAACGAGCCTCTTCAG GCGATGATGAAGGATCAGTTTGCGAACTATGTAGTGCAGAAGGTTCTGGAGACGTGCGATGACCAGCGCCGTGAGCTGATTCTGACTAGGATTAAAGTGCACCTTAACGCGTTGAAGAAGTACACTTATGGAAAGCATATTGTTGCCCGTGTTGAAAAGCTCGTTGCTGCTGGAG AGAGGAGAATGGGTTTGCAGTCTGTGAACCAGCCTCAGATGGTGTAA